CGTGCACGGCGTGTTCCAGTTCGCCGCTGTCGAAGGCTTCCAGCGCCTGCGGATGCACGCCGATGTTGCCCAGCATGAATTCCGCGCGCAGCAGGCCCACCTCGAAGTCTTCCACCTCGCGCAGGCGCGAGAGGAACATGGCCTGGCCCACGTCGGCCAGGATCAGGCCCACCTTGGTCTTGGTGGGGGGCAGCTTGGACAGGTCCATCTCGCCGCCCACTTCGCGCAGGGGCAGCATGCCCCGGTACACCCGGCCCCGGGTACCGTCCACGGTCACTTCCTGGCCGTCCAGGGCGCGCAGGATTTCCAGGCGCTGGATGCCGATGACGGCGGGGATGCCCAGTTCGCGCGAGGTGATGGCGGCGTGGCTGGTGTCGCCGCCCACGTCGGCAAGGATGGCGGCGGCCACGCGCATGCCGGGCACCATGTCGGGGTCGGTGCGGTCGGCGGCGAGGATGTCGCCCTTGTTGATCTTGTTCAGTTCCAGTGCGGACCGCAGGAACTTCACCCTGCCCTGCCCGGCCCCGCGCGACGCGCCGTTGCCTTCCAGCAGCACCTCGGCCTGGGTGGCCGCCTTCGGGTCCACCTCGCGGCGGCGCATGAAGATGGTGTGCGGGTGCTTTTCCAGCTCTTCGTTCCAGCGGGTTTCGGGACGGGCCTGCACGAACCACAGCCGGTCGGCCGAGTCGATGCAGAATTCGGTGTCCATGATCATGTCGCCGTAGGCGCGGCTGATGGCGCGCACGCCCTTGGCCACCTGTTCGGCCTGGGCCAGCGAAAGCGACCAGCGGTACGCCTCGATTTCGGGCACGGAAACCTTCTTGGTGCCGCCCTTCTCGTCGTAGACGATCTTCTTGTCCTTGCAGCCCATCTGGCGGATGACCACCTCGGGCCCGTCGTCACGCTGGAAGACGTAGAACTTGTCGGGGGTGACCATGCCGCCCACCACGGCCTCGCCCAGGCCGTAGCTGGCGTCCATGCCCACCAGGTCCTTGCGGGCGGTGCCCCGGCAGCCGGTGGCGGTGTCCGCGCTGAAGGCGGTGCCCGAAATGACCGGGTTGATCATGCGCATGATGCACACCGAGAGCGAGGTGTTCTCGATGGCCCATTCCTGCTTGGCCTTGATGGCGATGGATTCGTCGCCGGTGGCTTCGGCGCGGGCCTGCGCGTCCAGGATCGCCTCGCGGCGGTAGGTCATGGAGCGCAGGTTGTAGGCCGACGCGCAGTCCCAGTGGTAGGCGGCGGACACGCGGCTTTCGCCCACGATGTTCAGGTAGGTGTCCTGCAACCCGGCGAAGGCCTTCTTGCGCGAGTCTTCACCGGCGGCAGAGGAACGCACGGCCACGGGCACGTCTTCGGCGCCCGCTTCCTTGCAGATGGAGCGATAGGCCTCGCGCACGCATTCGTCCACGGCCTTGGGCAGCTCCACGCACAAAATGCCCGCCTGCACCAGCACCGAGCGCTTGCGCAGCTGGTCGATGCCTTCCGGCGAGGTGGCGAAGCCTTCCACCACGTTGTTGACGAAGGTGCGCAGCTTGATCTGGGTTTCACCGGGCTTGGCCGAAGCCTGGGCGCGGATTTCCTTGGCCAGGTTGCGAACGAACTTCTGCAGGAACTCCGAATCCTTGTTGATCTCGGGGTCGTTCCAGTCGATGCGGTTGTATTCCTTGTCCACGGTGGCGCGGACGAGCGATGCGTTGACCCTGGTTTCGTCGAGCAGCATGTGGAATGCCTGCGACGATATGGCGCGGAACTCGGGTGCGCGGATTCCTTCCACCTGGCTGATGATGGCGGTGTTGTAGTTCTTGCCGCCGACCAGCAGCTCGGCATCGTCGCCTATGCGCACGATGTCGGCGCCGGTCAGCACCAGCTTCTTGGTGAGTTCGGAAATCTCGGCGCCAGCCTTGGCGGCCTTGGCCGCAGGCTTTTCAACCGGAGTTTTGCCCATTCGTGAATCCTCCTGTGGGGGATAGAAACGCTTGCCTGAAGGTCCGATACCCGAAAACGACGGTCTTGTCCCACGCGCATGGGGCGCGCCGGGGTCAACCCGTGGGTATCATGCAGGGGGCTGGCATGGGGTGCCGGTCTCCTTATGGGGGGTTCTCGCATCGTCGCCCGCGGCCCGTGCGAGCCGGGCCGGGCGGTGCCTGGTACAGCCGAAGGATGTATCCGCGCGCGGCCCGCAGTGATGGCGGGGCCGCGCGCGGGATGTCTGCTTACGGGTTCAGCGGTTCGCCGCAGTAGGGGCAGAAGTCGATGCCTTCCATGGTGATGGGCCGCGAGCACGCCGCGTTGGGGCAGGTGCGCGGGATGGGCCCAAGCTCCACGATCAGCTCGCCCTCGCGGACGGGCATCATCTGCTTGCTTTCGCGGTAGTCGGCGGTCTTCAGCACGCGCTTGACCATGCCGGAAACCGGGGCCAGCACCGCCTTTTCCTGCTTCATGATGGAGATGTTGAACAACTCCTCGCCCTGCTTCACCACGTCGCCGGGGTGCACGTACATCACCCACAGGTCGCCGTTGCTGGGCGCCGCCACGTGCATGGGGTTGGACGGGTCGGCCTTTTCCGAGCCCTTGCCGTCCGCCACGGCGGCCTTGGCCACCTGCACCTCGCAGCTCATGAATTCGGAATCAAGCACGTAGCGCACCACGCTCATTCCCGCCTCGTTGGGACGAGAGATGCTGAGCAGCGCCAGATGGTGCGGCTTGCCGTTGGAATCGACGAAGTTCAGGTCCTCGCCGGGGGCCACGCCCTCGAACCACACGTCCAGCGGCAGGTTGTTGGGGTTGCCGAAGCGGGCCCGCAACTGGATGGTCTTGATGGCGTCGCCGGGGTGGTTCAGGTACAGGACGAACTCTTCTTCCGTGGGCTTGCGGCGCATGATCTCGAC
This genomic window from Nitratidesulfovibrio sp. SRB-5 contains:
- a CDS encoding PEP/pyruvate-binding domain-containing protein translates to MGKTPVEKPAAKAAKAGAEISELTKKLVLTGADIVRIGDDAELLVGGKNYNTAIISQVEGIRAPEFRAISSQAFHMLLDETRVNASLVRATVDKEYNRIDWNDPEINKDSEFLQKFVRNLAKEIRAQASAKPGETQIKLRTFVNNVVEGFATSPEGIDQLRKRSVLVQAGILCVELPKAVDECVREAYRSICKEAGAEDVPVAVRSSAAGEDSRKKAFAGLQDTYLNIVGESRVSAAYHWDCASAYNLRSMTYRREAILDAQARAEATGDESIAIKAKQEWAIENTSLSVCIMRMINPVISGTAFSADTATGCRGTARKDLVGMDASYGLGEAVVGGMVTPDKFYVFQRDDGPEVVIRQMGCKDKKIVYDEKGGTKKVSVPEIEAYRWSLSLAQAEQVAKGVRAISRAYGDMIMDTEFCIDSADRLWFVQARPETRWNEELEKHPHTIFMRRREVDPKAATQAEVLLEGNGASRGAGQGRVKFLRSALELNKINKGDILAADRTDPDMVPGMRVAAAILADVGGDTSHAAITSRELGIPAVIGIQRLEILRALDGQEVTVDGTRGRVYRGMLPLREVGGEMDLSKLPPTKTKVGLILADVGQAMFLSRLREVEDFEVGLLRAEFMLGNIGVHPQALEAFDSGELEHAVHAKLRELDSRLSKILREQLSAGLIAIDMKLREYVGHITGLSAEIEALASRENLRGTEQVLVMHRKMRELDHKLDEHVELATRRIDILKTSIDLEDHVRVVMGYDDQLAMLNGIDPDTVKRRAEIEANIRAQVERIEDIPAVQDALAKIARLRHEVGLRSGLQKEMDDMRAVPDKIRALIRSRGFRTGKEHYVQTLSQGLALFAMAFYGKDIVYRTTDFKSNEYRNLLGGNLFEQMEDNPMLGFRGVSRNLHDWEIEAFKLARGVYGGCNLQLMLPFVRTLEEARSMRRYLEQVHKLKSGVDGLKMIQMSEIPSNAVLAKQFIEEFDGFSIGSNDMTQMVLATDRDNARLGHIYDEEDPAVVWAILVTIFTGQKCARKVGFCGQGVSNSKILRGLVAIAGIVSASVVPDTYYQTKLDMAEVESENIPTSELGNWLRNQHLANLRALLEEKGYGHILKKYTQAEDLMDWYEGELRRLHELLRESLETPKEKFYRSELEQFRATFHKPVIYATWDWAGTVSDALHQAGFANFEEQAKALEAQRAKKW